Proteins encoded in a region of the Gammaproteobacteria bacterium genome:
- a CDS encoding transcriptional regulator — protein MSHKAEAKKPALLRLCQIIPDRIPVSPSNWYSGVKSGRYPPGIQLGPRTTAYREDQIDRLVRTGDWRTKEERAAQEEG, from the coding sequence ATGTCACACAAGGCCGAGGCGAAGAAACCCGCATTATTGAGGCTGTGCCAGATCATCCCTGATCGTATCCCGGTCAGCCCGTCCAACTGGTACTCCGGGGTGAAGTCGGGTCGATACCCGCCGGGAATCCAATTGGGGCCGAGGACGACTGCGTATCGCGAAGACCAGATAGACCGGCTGGTCCGAACCGGCGACTGGCGCACAAAAGAGGAACGCGCGGCACAGGAGGAGGGTTGA
- a CDS encoding integrase arm-type DNA-binding domain-containing protein: MARRTDALNVAGINALKPRSKDYKVSDGRGLYLLVTAAGGKLWRFNYRFAAKQKQITLGKYPDVSLKSARDRRDKARVLIADGVDPIAAKNARKTAAHVLDENSFEVIAREWYQKQKTAWTDSHSSRIIRRLERDVFPWLGKQPVKKVEAPEILSVVRRIEERGSVETAHRALRDISSVFRYAIATARHTRNPAVDLRGALPPVKKGHFPALTEPKEVGALLRVIDGYQGDFVTRCALNLSPLVFLRPGELRRGEWCEIDLSHSEWRIPSEKMKGKADHIVPLSRQAAAILEELCELTGNGRYLFPNARHRDRPMSENAVLAALRALGYDKTRMVPHGFRAMARTLMDEVLHERPELIEHQLAHQVRDPLGRAYNRTSHLPERRAMMQRWANYLDTLRAGADVVPISTRVTK; this comes from the coding sequence ATGGCACGGAGAACAGATGCCCTCAACGTGGCCGGCATCAATGCGCTGAAACCCCGGTCGAAGGACTACAAGGTCAGCGATGGTCGCGGACTTTATCTGCTGGTAACGGCTGCGGGCGGGAAGTTGTGGCGCTTCAATTATCGATTCGCCGCCAAGCAGAAACAGATTACCCTCGGAAAGTATCCGGACGTGAGTCTCAAGAGCGCCCGGGATCGGCGGGACAAGGCGCGCGTCCTGATTGCCGACGGCGTTGACCCGATCGCCGCAAAGAACGCGCGCAAGACGGCGGCACATGTCCTCGACGAAAACAGTTTCGAGGTCATAGCCCGCGAGTGGTACCAGAAGCAAAAGACAGCATGGACCGATTCGCACAGCTCACGGATCATCCGGCGGCTTGAGCGCGACGTGTTCCCCTGGTTGGGCAAGCAGCCCGTCAAGAAAGTCGAGGCCCCGGAAATTCTGTCCGTAGTGCGCCGTATCGAGGAGCGCGGTAGCGTGGAAACGGCGCATCGGGCATTGCGGGACATCTCGTCCGTATTCCGGTACGCCATCGCCACGGCACGCCACACACGGAATCCGGCGGTCGATCTACGCGGGGCGCTGCCGCCCGTGAAGAAGGGTCATTTCCCAGCGCTCACCGAACCCAAAGAGGTGGGGGCGTTGCTTCGCGTCATCGATGGGTATCAGGGTGACTTCGTGACCCGCTGCGCCCTGAATCTCTCGCCCCTGGTTTTCCTCCGCCCAGGAGAGCTACGGCGCGGCGAATGGTGCGAGATCGACCTGTCCCATTCCGAATGGCGCATTCCAAGCGAGAAGATGAAGGGCAAGGCGGATCACATTGTGCCGCTGTCCCGCCAGGCCGCGGCGATCCTCGAGGAGCTGTGCGAACTGACCGGTAACGGGCGGTACCTTTTCCCGAACGCCCGACACCGCGATAGACCCATGAGCGAAAATGCCGTGCTGGCAGCGCTACGGGCCCTTGGATACGACAAGACGCGCATGGTCCCTCACGGATTTAGAGCTATGGCCCGCACATTGATGGACGAGGTGCTGCACGAACGGCCCGAGCTGATCGAACACCAATTGGCCCACCAGGTCCGCGATCCGCTCGGCCGAGCCTACAACAGGACGAGCCACCTACCCGAGCGCAGGGCGATGATGCAACGGTGGGCCAACTACCTGGACACGCTGCGCGCCGGCGCGGACGTCGTGCCAATCTCTACCAGGGTAACGAAGTGA
- the gltX gene encoding glutamate--tRNA ligase, whose protein sequence is MKVRTRFAPSPTGYLHIGGVRTALFSWLYARRMGGEFILRIEDTDRERSTEASIDAILQGMEWLGLDYDEGPFYQTQRMARYQEVITRLLDEGKAYYCYCTREELDALREEQLKKKLKPRYDGHYRDYSGPPRKGVEPVVRFRNPLSGTVVVDDIVRGKVAFNNEELDDLVIARADGAPTYNFAVVVDDMDMELTHVIRGDDHLNNTPRQINIFRALGVEPPRYAHIPMILGEDGKKLSKRHGAVSVMQYRDDGYLPDALVNYLVRLGWSHGDQEIFSREEMIALFDVEDINQSAAAFNTEKLLWLNQHYLRSAHYEDCVEMLDHQFTRQGISTDNGPDRKTLFDVQKERTRTLEELVAQSRYFYEDFDDYDASAAKKQLRPIAMEAMRTLRERLAEVSDWRAETLHEVVKDVAESLDLKLGKVAQPLRVAVSGGPVSPSIDATLELLGRDSSLARIDRAIRYIEARAAGQEAPA, encoded by the coding sequence ATGAAGGTACGCACGCGATTCGCCCCCAGCCCAACCGGATATCTTCATATCGGCGGTGTCAGAACCGCTCTGTTTTCCTGGCTCTATGCCAGGCGAATGGGGGGTGAATTCATCCTGCGAATTGAGGACACCGATCGCGAACGTTCCACCGAGGCTTCTATCGACGCGATTCTTCAGGGCATGGAGTGGTTGGGACTGGACTACGACGAGGGCCCATTCTACCAGACGCAGAGGATGGCACGTTACCAGGAGGTCATCACCCGGTTGCTGGACGAGGGCAAGGCGTACTACTGTTACTGTACGCGGGAGGAACTCGACGCCCTGCGCGAGGAGCAGCTTAAAAAAAAGCTGAAGCCACGCTACGATGGCCATTACCGCGACTATTCGGGGCCGCCGAGGAAAGGTGTGGAGCCGGTCGTCCGGTTCAGGAATCCGCTTTCGGGGACCGTGGTCGTCGACGACATCGTGCGTGGTAAGGTCGCGTTCAACAACGAGGAACTCGACGACCTGGTCATCGCCAGGGCCGACGGGGCGCCGACCTACAACTTCGCCGTTGTCGTGGACGACATGGACATGGAACTGACCCACGTCATTCGGGGCGACGACCACCTGAACAACACCCCGCGCCAGATCAATATCTTCCGCGCGCTGGGCGTCGAACCGCCGCGTTACGCCCACATTCCGATGATCCTCGGGGAGGACGGGAAGAAGCTCTCCAAGCGACATGGCGCGGTCAGTGTCATGCAGTATCGCGACGATGGCTATCTGCCGGATGCGCTGGTCAACTATCTCGTGCGCCTCGGCTGGTCGCACGGCGACCAGGAAATCTTTTCGAGGGAAGAGATGATCGCCCTGTTCGACGTAGAGGACATCAACCAGTCGGCTGCCGCGTTCAACACGGAAAAACTGCTATGGTTGAACCAGCACTATCTCAGGTCTGCCCACTACGAGGACTGTGTGGAGATGCTCGACCACCAGTTCACCCGGCAGGGAATCTCGACGGACAACGGTCCGGATCGCAAGACGCTGTTCGATGTCCAGAAGGAAAGGACCCGGACACTGGAGGAACTGGTCGCACAGAGCCGGTATTTCTACGAGGACTTCGACGACTACGACGCCAGTGCGGCCAAGAAGCAGTTGCGACCCATTGCAATGGAGGCGATGCGGACACTTCGCGAACGCCTTGCCGAGGTTTCCGACTGGCGAGCCGAGACCTTGCATGAGGTCGTGAAGGATGTCGCCGAATCCCTGGACCTGAAACTCGGCAAGGTCGCGCAACCATTGAGGGTGGCCGTGTCGGGCGGTCCGGTATCGCCGTCCATCGACGCGACGCTGGAACTGCTCGGCAGGGACAGTTCCCTGGCGCGCATCGATCGGGCGATCCGGTATATCGAGGCGCGCGCTGCCGGGCAGGAGGCGCCGGCTTGA